In Verrucomicrobia bacterium CG1_02_43_26, one genomic interval encodes:
- a CDS encoding DNA helicase UvrD yields the protein MTHSMAPGINFKDELNTEQYAAVTAPQGPALVLAGAGSGKTRTLTYRVAYLLEQGIAPWEILLLTFTNKAAKEMLLRVENLTGVSADKFWGGTFHHIGQKILRRHATEVGLSPSFTILDAGDAEALLGEVIKNQDAQFSKNKENPKPRVIAEIISYTRNTCTSIAKVVKDKYPHFEHLIGPIENFASLYKDQKLTQQVVDYDDLLEHWLNLLKNNPQTAQEYQTKFKVILVDEYQDTNIIQADIIDRLGAQHHNIMAVGDDAQCIYTWRGANFENIMTFPNRHPGAQIYKIVTNYRSTPEILELANNVLESQPISAGYRKELKPVRESRQKPYFITTNDTRQQANFIIKRIHGAFQQGYKLSDIAILYRAHHHSMDLQMELSRQNIPYQITSGVRFFEQAHVKDLVSQLRFACNPQDSTAFYRFACLLPKVGPRAAEKLFLLTHELSTKEQKTPYSVMTHEKVLKKVPEPAKDDWTDLAITLQDISENADKLTPEETVKLAMEGWYSYYIRNVYANWRTRQDDLESLLGFAKRYDNMPDLLSQLVLLSSEMHDRSIDANEDSVRLTTIHQAKGLEFPLVFVIGLAENMFPSKRAIEEDNMEEERRLFYVAVTRAKDELYLTFPKIMVQGGPPQLLKPSRFIQELSETTYEALQVGGNSYSRQY from the coding sequence ATGACCCACAGCATGGCTCCCGGAATCAACTTCAAAGATGAACTCAACACCGAACAATACGCGGCCGTCACCGCCCCTCAAGGCCCCGCCCTCGTACTCGCCGGAGCCGGTTCAGGCAAAACAAGAACGCTCACCTACCGGGTAGCCTACCTCCTCGAACAAGGAATCGCCCCCTGGGAAATCCTCCTCCTCACCTTCACCAACAAAGCAGCAAAAGAGATGCTCTTACGCGTCGAAAACCTCACCGGGGTCTCCGCGGATAAATTCTGGGGAGGAACATTCCACCACATCGGGCAAAAAATCCTCCGCAGGCACGCCACCGAAGTCGGCCTATCCCCCAGCTTCACCATCCTGGACGCAGGAGACGCGGAAGCCCTCCTCGGCGAAGTCATCAAAAACCAAGATGCCCAGTTCTCCAAAAACAAGGAAAACCCAAAGCCCAGAGTCATCGCCGAAATCATCAGCTACACCCGCAACACCTGCACCTCCATCGCCAAAGTAGTAAAGGACAAATATCCCCACTTCGAGCACCTCATCGGCCCCATCGAAAACTTCGCCAGCCTCTACAAAGATCAAAAGCTCACCCAACAAGTAGTAGACTACGATGACCTCCTCGAGCACTGGTTAAACCTCCTCAAAAATAACCCGCAAACCGCCCAGGAATACCAAACCAAATTCAAAGTCATCCTCGTCGACGAATACCAAGACACAAACATCATCCAAGCAGACATCATTGACAGGCTCGGCGCACAACACCACAACATCATGGCCGTAGGCGACGACGCCCAATGCATCTACACCTGGCGAGGCGCAAACTTCGAAAACATCATGACGTTCCCCAACAGACACCCGGGAGCCCAAATCTACAAAATCGTCACCAACTATCGAAGCACTCCGGAAATCCTCGAACTCGCAAACAACGTCCTCGAAAGCCAACCCATCTCCGCCGGCTACCGAAAAGAGCTCAAACCAGTAAGAGAATCCCGCCAAAAGCCCTACTTCATAACAACTAACGATACCCGGCAACAGGCAAACTTCATCATCAAAAGAATCCACGGCGCTTTCCAACAAGGCTACAAACTAAGCGACATCGCGATCCTCTACCGAGCCCACCACCATTCCATGGACCTCCAAATGGAGCTTTCTCGCCAAAACATCCCGTACCAGATCACAAGCGGAGTACGCTTCTTCGAACAAGCCCACGTAAAAGATCTCGTCTCCCAACTACGCTTCGCCTGCAATCCACAAGACAGCACAGCCTTCTACCGGTTCGCCTGCCTCCTGCCCAAAGTCGGTCCCAGAGCCGCCGAAAAATTGTTCCTCCTGACCCATGAGCTCTCAACCAAAGAGCAAAAAACGCCCTACTCCGTCATGACTCACGAGAAAGTTCTTAAAAAGGTGCCCGAACCCGCAAAAGACGATTGGACAGACCTCGCCATCACCCTCCAGGATATTTCCGAAAATGCCGACAAGTTGACACCCGAAGAAACCGTTAAATTAGCAATGGAAGGTTGGTACAGCTACTACATCCGAAACGTCTACGCCAACTGGCGCACTCGCCAAGACGACCTCGAAAGCTTACTCGGCTTCGCAAAACGCTACGATAACATGCCAGACCTCCTCTCTCAACTCGTCCTCCTCAGTTCCGAAATGCACGATCGATCGATTGATGCAAACGAAGACAGCGTCCGCCTAACCACCATCCACCAAGCAAAAGGACTAGAATTTCCTCTCGTCTTCGTAATCGGCCTCGCTGAAAACATGTTCCCCTCCAAACGCGCCATCGAAGAGGACAATATGGAAGAGGAGCGCAGGTTATTCTACGTAGCCGTAACACGCGCTAAAGACGAGCTCTATCTAACCTTCCCTAAAATCATGGTACAAGGCGGTCCACCACAACTACTCAAGCCAAGCAGGTTCATCCAAGAGCTTTCCGAGACAACCTATGAAGCCCTACAAGTCGGCGGCAATTCCTACTCAAGGCAGTACTAA